The Alosa sapidissima isolate fAloSap1 chromosome 6, fAloSap1.pri, whole genome shotgun sequence genome window below encodes:
- the bmf2 gene encoding BCL2 modifying factor 2: MDDEEEDMFRPISRCWGTPFMDVKFEERTTQTNSLAIVPGRGSGMLPCRLAQESRPFFRGNAGLRWHFPALFEPAQGLGGLEDEREASRPEGGEVEEREVAEERAVLEDGPRLAQRPLRVAEEEEEEEEAHMSVEVQIGRKLREIGDHFNQEQLQMLARHQRDHLPLWWRAGAAVFGYLLQRVDVAPAARHGNPR; encoded by the exons ATGGACGATGAAGAGGAGGACATGTTTCGACCCATTTCGCGTTGCTGGGGGACCCCTTTCATGGATGTCAAATTCGAGGAACGaaccacacagacaaacagcttGGCCATTGTCCCTGGGAGAGGCAGTGGCATGCTGCCCTGTCGATTAGCACAAGAGTCCAGGCCCTTCTTCCGTG GCAACGCTGGACTTCGCTGGCATTTCCCTGCGCTCTTTGAGCCCGCCCAGGGCCTTGGGGGCCTGGAGGATGAGCGGGAGGCTTCGCGGCCAGAGGGAGGCGAGGTGGAGGAGCGGGAGGTGGCGGAGGAGCGGGCGGTGCTGGAGGATGGCCCCAGATTAGCCCAGAGACCGCTGAGGGtggccgaggaggaggaggaggaggaggaggcccacATGAGCGTGGAGGTGCAGATCGGACGCAAGCTGCGCGAGATCGGCGACCATTTCAACCAGGAGCAGCTGCAGATG CTTGCCCGACACCAAAGAGACCATCTGCCGCTGTGGTGGCGCGCTGGTGCCGCCGTCTTTGGCTACCTGCTCCAGAGGGTAGATGTGGCCCCTGCTGCCCGACACGGCAACCCAAGATGA